One window of Xylocopa sonorina isolate GNS202 chromosome 9, iyXylSono1_principal, whole genome shotgun sequence genomic DNA carries:
- the Drn gene encoding zinc finger AN1-type doctor no gives MERESNPMQALCRSGCGFYGSPATDGLCSLCYKENLKKKQQPPVSAATVPTSQAVSGNAGTLQGGFGSPAATGTTAQPTIPTIPQPTTDLPNPKEINREDQESEVGVSSGAVVEGSVSSGDADDCFDGKETDKESKKKKNRCAVCRKKVGLTGFECRCGGLFCSVHRYSDKHDCKFDYRGMGAQEIRRNNPVVVGEKVQKI, from the exons ATGGAGCGAGAGTCCAATCCTATGCAAGCTCTGTGCCGCAGCGGTTGTGGGTTCTATGGTTCACCAGCCACGGATGGCCTTTGTTCTCTTTGTTACAAAGAAAACTTAAAAAAGAAACAGCAACCACCGGTGTCCGCTGCCACTGTACCAACATCACAGGCCGTCTCTGGTAACGCTGGCACGTTGCAAGGCGGCTTTGGTAGTCCTGCGGCTACAGGAACTACAGCCCAACCTACCATTCCTACCATACCTCAACCAACGACAGATCTACCCAACCCCAAAGAA ATAAATAGGGAAGATCAAGAAAGCGAAGTAGGTGTAAGCAGTGGAGCGGTAGTAGAAGGATCAGTGAGTAGTGGAGACGCAGACGACTGCTTTGACGGCAAAGAGACTGACAAAGAATCtaagaagaagaaaaatcgTTGCGCCGTGTGTCGCAAAAAAGTTGGTTTGACGG GATTCGAGTGCCGTTGTGGAGGACTGTTCTGCTCTGTGCATCGATACAGTGACAAGCACGATTGCAAGTTTGATTACAGAGGAATGGGCGCTCAAGAGATTCGGCGCAACAATCCTGTTGTTGTTGGTGAAAAAGTGCAAAAAATTTGA